The genomic window TATACCTCCAGGATCTAATCGATGAATATCTAATATAGTTTCGCATATACTTTCTTTAAAGCCAACTTCACTTATTAATCGTAATTTTTCAGTCAAGTATTTTAATACCGTTTTTAAACAGTGGGTGTCAAGCTAGCTTATTTTTAACTCTTTTTTTAAGTTCTCCATAATTCGATTCAATTTCTTTAAGGACATCATAAGCATCCTCTACCTTATCTATTAAATCCTTCAAACTTAACTCTATGTAATGTCTGTAGTTAAAAACGACCGGGAAAAACAGCATATCTCTATCTCTATCTCTATCTCTATCTCTGTTTCTATCACTAGCTAAAGCCGAATTAACTAAAATATTAGCAGCTTTGTAATAACCGTGAATGTGATTATTTGAGCCTAGTAAGTAATTTCCACCTGCTATTGCTTCATTTTGCCAATTCTTCTTTGTTGATGAAATAAAAGTTTTGTTTATCATAAGGTTGTAATAACGATCTGAATACTCTATTTTAAATGACTTAAGTATGTTATGGAAATTTAAATTGGCAATAGATACTTAAATCTTGCTTAAATTATTTTTTGCAATTATTCTAAAAAGCTTTCAATTTCTTCATTTGTAAAGCCAAATTGTCTACAAATGCGTAACACATAAGCAGGTGACATTTCTCCTGCGCCTATATCTATAGGAACGACTTTTCGCACTGCATCAATTTCATGAGTATATAAGCAATGGTCGCCTTTCCCTTGTCTATAAAATGTACAGCCTGCTTTTTCCAAAAGCTTAATCAATTCTCTAGGTTTAAGAGAAGGTATATTTTTAGGCATAAACCTTTCTCAATTCATAGGACTCTGAATCGTTTTGTCGATCTTCTACCATTAGAAACTCGTGCAGTTCTTCTATAGAAATAGGGGCAGTATAAATATTATTTTCAATTGCCCGAACAGCTTGAAAAGACTCAATGGCTTCTTTTAACTTATCAATGGCTTCTTGTTGATTTTTTCCTTGTCCTACAATTCCATTTTCTAGGCATAAGCTAACCCAATAGCCTGCACTTTGTCTAATTACTGCTGTATAAAACTCCATAGATTTCACTCGTTATTATTCAAATGTAGCAAGGTAGTTTATCAAAGTACCCTGCTACTTATTATCGACTAGCGCAGCGTACCTGCGGGGATGCCTAAAATATCCTCAATGCGAGGCATTTCTTCTAAGGGAATTACTCGCCCTTCGTCTTCAAAATTGGCGATTTGGTCAAAGTTCAGATAGCGGTACAAATTGTCAGCAAAAGGATTAATTTTATTTGCTACAACCTGCATATATTCCTGTACTGTGGGAATCCGCCCTAACATTGCACAAACAGCAGCAAGTTCCGCCGAACCAAGATAAACTTGCGCTCCTTTACCCATGCGGTTATTAAAGTTGCGCGTTGAAGTGGAAAATACGGTTGTTCCATCTCCTACCCGTGCCTGATTGCCCATACACAAGCTGCATCCCGGCATTTCTGTTCTCGCACCCGCCGCGCCAAAGGTGCTGTAAACTCCTTCTTCTTTTAGCTGATGTTCGTCCATCCGCGTTGGGGGACAAATCCATAGTCGAGTTTTTACAGGGGGTTCGCCTTCTAATACTTTGGCTGTAGCGCGGTAATGACCAATATTTGTCATGCAAGAACCGATAAATACTTCCTGCACCGCATCCCCTGCTACTTCTGATAGTAGTTTGACATTATCCGGGTCATTGGGGGCAGCAACAATTGGCTCTTTAATTTCGTTCAAGTCAATCTCAATAATCTCTGCGTACTCTGCATCGCTATCAGCTTCCATTAGTATGGGATTTGCTAACCACTGTTCCATTTTGGCGACGCGACGCATAATAGTACGAGCATCTTCATAACCCCGCGCTACCATATTTGTCATTAAGGCAATATTAGAACGCAGATATTCTGATACTGTTTCTATATTTAGCTTAATCGTACATCCCGAACACGATCGCTCGGCAGTGGCATCAGTTAGTTCAAAAGCTTGTTCTACCTTCAAGTCGGGCAATCCTTCTATCTCCATAATCCGCCCAGAGAAGATGTTTTTCTTATTCTCTTTAGATACCGTTAATAAGCCTTTTTGGATGGCTATATAAGGAATTGCGTTCACAATATCTCGCAGGGTTACTCCCGATTGCAATTCCCCCTTAAACCTGACTAACACTGATTCCGGCATATCTAAAGGCATCAATCCCAACGCCCCAGCAAAGGCTACTAAACCCGAACCTGCGGGGAAGGAAATACCCAAGGGGAAACGGGTATGAGAGTCGCCGCCAGTACCTACAGTATCGGGTAATAGCATTCGATTTAGCCAAGAGTGAATAATTCCATCTCCAGGACGTAACGCAACGCCGCCCCGTTCTGCCATAAAATCGGGTAATTCGTGATGAGTTTTAATGTCTACAGGCTTGGGATAAGCGGCGGTATGACAGAAGCTTTGCATGACTAAATCTGCGCTAAAACCAAGACAAGCAAGTTCTTTAAGTTCATCGCGGGTCATGGGCCCTGTGGTATCTTGAGAACCTACCGTAGTCATAATTGGTTCGCAGGATGTACCGGGGCGCACTCCTACGAGTCCGCAAGCTTTACCGACCATTTTTTGCGCTAATGTGTAGCCTTTCCCTGTATCTACGGGCGAACGAGGACGAATAAATATAGAACTAGGTTCAATTCCTAACGCTGCTCTAATTTTGTCCGTCAAACTGCGCCCAATTAGTAGCGGGATACGTCCCCCAGCGCGGACTTCATCGGCAATTGTATCGGGTTGGAGGTTGAAAGTTGAAATTACTTCTCCGGATTCGTTAACAACTTCACCTTTGTAGGGATAGATAGTAATAATCATCCCGGTTTCTAGCTGAGAAACATCGCATTGAATCGGTAAAGCGCCGGAGTCTTCGGCGGTGTTGAAAAAGATAGGAGCGATCGCACTTCCCAATATATACCCACCAGAACGCTTATTTGGCACGTAGGGTATATCTTGCCCAATATGCCACAATACAGAATTTATAGCAGATTTGCGCGACGAACCCGTCCCCACTACATCGCCTACATAGGCTACAGGATGCCCTTTAAGCTTCAATTCCTTAATAATTTCTAACGCCCCCGGCATTTTTGATTCCAGCATTACCAAAGCGTGCATCGGAATGTCTGGGCGGGTTGTGGCGTGAGGTGCGGGGGAAAGATCGTCGGTATTTGTTTCTCCCGGTACTTTAAATACCGTTACAGTAATTTTTTCCGCTAAAGGGGGGCGATTTGTAAACCATGTAGCATCCGCCCAAGCTTCAATTACTTGTTTAGCATAGGTATTAGTTTCTGCTAGGTCAAAAACATCGTGGAAAGCATCATAAACTAAGACTGTATGACTAAGCGCTTTTACCGCCGCTTTTGCTATTTCCTCGTTATCAGAAGACAGCAAATCTACCAAGCTTCGGACGTTATAGCCGCCAAGCATAGTTCCTAATAATTCTATGGCGTAGATAGGCGAAACTAAAGGGCTGCTAATTGCTCCTTTGGCAATTCCCGTCAAAAATCCAGCTTTTACATAGGCTGCGGGATCTACTCCTGGGGAAATGCGATCGCGCAATAAATGTAATAATGTTTCTTTCTCCCCTACTGGTGGCGCTTTCAGTAGTTCGCACAACTGGGATGTCTGCGGCGCATCCAATGGTAATGGGGGAATATTTAACGCCGCTCTTTCGGCGGTATGTTGGCGATATTCTTCAAGCATTCTATATAAATCCTCTCTTTATTTTGTTTCTACTGCCAGATTAGCGCTGCTGCTAACATCAATACGGTTTGTCATGATACTTCTAAAACTAAATCCCTAGGAAGTCGCGGTACAATTATTTTTTAAAGCTGTAAGGGCGCTACTCCTAACTGTTTCTATATGCCTCAAACTTACACCGTTCAAATTCTCCACGCCGGAACAACTCATACTATCCAAGTTCCCGAAGACCAAATTATCCTTAAAGCTGCCGATGCTGCGGGTTTGGGGTTGCCAAGTTCTTGTAATGCGGGGGTTTGTACTACCTGTGCTGCCCAAATTTTAGAAGGAACTGTAGAACAAAGCGAGGGTATGGGTATTAGCCTTGAACTTCAAAAAGAAGGCTATGCTTTGCTTTGTGTTTCCTATCCTCGTTCTGACTTGAAAATTGAGACAGAAAAAGAAGACCGAGTTTATCATTTACAATTTGGTCAGTTCCAACAATAGCTCTTAATTTATGACTACTCACTTTATCACCGCCGAAATTAACCTAGAAGAAACCCCCACCCAACTCCACAAAGCCATTGAGTCAGAATTGGCAAAACAGGGAGAACCTTTGCGTTGGGCGATCACATCGGTAAATATGCAAAAGCAAACTGTGATCGTTGAAGCCGTTGTTACCTTAGAATCACCTCGCGAGTGAATCATCCTTACACTGCTATTTTAATTATACCAACGGGAATTGGTGCGGCAATTGGCGGTTATGCTGGAGATGCTTTGCCCGTTGCTCGTGCGATCGCCTCAGTATGCGATCGCCTAATTACTCACCCAAATGTCCTCA from Synechocystis sp. PCC 7509 includes these protein-coding regions:
- the acnB gene encoding bifunctional aconitate hydratase 2/2-methylisocitrate dehydratase translates to MLEEYRQHTAERAALNIPPLPLDAPQTSQLCELLKAPPVGEKETLLHLLRDRISPGVDPAAYVKAGFLTGIAKGAISSPLVSPIYAIELLGTMLGGYNVRSLVDLLSSDNEEIAKAAVKALSHTVLVYDAFHDVFDLAETNTYAKQVIEAWADATWFTNRPPLAEKITVTVFKVPGETNTDDLSPAPHATTRPDIPMHALVMLESKMPGALEIIKELKLKGHPVAYVGDVVGTGSSRKSAINSVLWHIGQDIPYVPNKRSGGYILGSAIAPIFFNTAEDSGALPIQCDVSQLETGMIITIYPYKGEVVNESGEVISTFNLQPDTIADEVRAGGRIPLLIGRSLTDKIRAALGIEPSSIFIRPRSPVDTGKGYTLAQKMVGKACGLVGVRPGTSCEPIMTTVGSQDTTGPMTRDELKELACLGFSADLVMQSFCHTAAYPKPVDIKTHHELPDFMAERGGVALRPGDGIIHSWLNRMLLPDTVGTGGDSHTRFPLGISFPAGSGLVAFAGALGLMPLDMPESVLVRFKGELQSGVTLRDIVNAIPYIAIQKGLLTVSKENKKNIFSGRIMEIEGLPDLKVEQAFELTDATAERSCSGCTIKLNIETVSEYLRSNIALMTNMVARGYEDARTIMRRVAKMEQWLANPILMEADSDAEYAEIIEIDLNEIKEPIVAAPNDPDNVKLLSEVAGDAVQEVFIGSCMTNIGHYRATAKVLEGEPPVKTRLWICPPTRMDEHQLKEEGVYSTFGAAGARTEMPGCSLCMGNQARVGDGTTVFSTSTRNFNNRMGKGAQVYLGSAELAAVCAMLGRIPTVQEYMQVVANKINPFADNLYRYLNFDQIANFEDEGRVIPLEEMPRIEDILGIPAGTLR
- a CDS encoding 2Fe-2S iron-sulfur cluster-binding protein, which encodes MPQTYTVQILHAGTTHTIQVPEDQIILKAADAAGLGLPSSCNAGVCTTCAAQILEGTVEQSEGMGISLELQKEGYALLCVSYPRSDLKIETEKEDRVYHLQFGQFQQ
- a CDS encoding type II toxin-antitoxin system HicB family antitoxin, which codes for MEFYTAVIRQSAGYWVSLCLENGIVGQGKNQQEAIDKLKEAIESFQAVRAIENNIYTAPISIEELHEFLMVEDRQNDSESYELRKVYA
- a CDS encoding type II toxin-antitoxin system HicA family toxin, encoding MPKNIPSLKPRELIKLLEKAGCTFYRQGKGDHCLYTHEIDAVRKVVPIDIGAGEMSPAYVLRICRQFGFTNEEIESFLE